Within Helicoverpa zea isolate HzStark_Cry1AcR chromosome 17, ilHelZeax1.1, whole genome shotgun sequence, the genomic segment TGCGCGCTGCACTCGTAGAGTGCGGCGGCGTGGGTGAACAAAGTTGTACTGGTCCGTGCGGTGCTGGCGGTCCTCCTCGCTGCCAGCACCCACCACTGATGAAGGGTAAATACGCGCTGATCTTTGACCACACACATAACTACAAGTTACCTATGTTTGACCTTATACACTTCATCATTTCACCAGAAAAGTCGAGTATTGGTAACAACGAGGCCCGAGGTCGTTTTTTTAGAACTGAGCTGAAAGCTGCTGAAGCATTACTTAATTTTTATGActgcatttaattttgatatataatttggttatgttttatttaaaattgttttgttactCAAATGATTCTGTGGATATTTCTAAAGTATGTTTACTTAGTTCCAGACTTAAAGGAACTGCAACCATGTGCGCACACTGACCCTGTGCTCTATATTTTACTTAGCGCATACACTTTGACACATGTCAGAACTAAGTGAACACACTTGGCAGATATCACACAATCTGGAAGTATTTAGTCGTGAAGCGATGTGTACTTTGTGAGATCTGCTAGCTGCTAGCAGTATAATTGTGGTTTTgtgataaatacaataaaattgagAACTAAAGATTATTGGAATCTTAATGATAATTTTTGTACAAGTTTTTGATGTCTATCACGACTATTGTAAAAGCATTCGGAACATTTCAGCAGTTGAGACACGTCACAACGTTGTGGTGAGAGGTGTGAGCGAACTGAGACGCAACACTCAAAAGTGCATAATAATAATGATACAATTATGAGATTTTAGCGAATGTAATAAGCCATTTTCGTGCTATTTTTGTAACTTTAACTAGGAGCTTGTGTTGTGTTAGTCTTAGTGTAGGTAATTATGTGCATTCATCTTCCCTTCGCGAGTGTCCCTAGAAGGTCACTTCTTACAATCGTTAACGTATACACGGGTCTGAGAAATATTAACAAGACGTACTATGACGAGACGTCACACGATCCAGCTGTGACGGTCATCAACCAGACTTTTCTATTCGTTACACCCACACACCTAATGCACAATGTCCACTAGCGAGCTTCAGTCCACTGGCGCACGAGAGCGACAAATTGAATTGCTGCGAGTTAACTAACTAGAACTGCCAAAACGTCAACTACCGTCAACAAGCCAGTAAATCTAGCTAGTGTGCATCGTGCATTAGACTGTATGAAGTGATGTTCTCTTGTTTGAACAGTTTCCTCGAGATGGCACGCTGGCACGTTTCACCGTCGGCAAAGGGTGGGTGAATGATATTGTCAATATCAATGTGTAACAGTAAGTAGAATTTTTGTACACGTGGCTCGCGGGGCGCCGGGCGCGGCCTCCGCTCCCAGCGTCCCGCGAGGCGCTTAGTGGTGTTCAAAGATCAACCAGAAACTacctcttttttgtaaagtttttaaGACTGACGGAATTAAGTAACCATGAATGGTGGAAATGGTGGTTTGATCACCGCTTTAGAAGCCTGTTgtctactattttatttaatttttagttttctCTAGATCGTAATGTTAGAAGCGTCCATAACACTGTCACGTTTAGTTCGTCTTGAGCAATTGCATATACATATATTCATGTAGTGTAGTCCAGCTTACAAATTGTCATAGCGAGTGGACAACAGTCTTATTCTATTATAAGTGACCAGCGGAGATATCTGCGGAGCCGTCTGTGAGCCGCGTCGCCGATCTGCGGCAATGTGTGGCGCGCGGCTCTCAGACCCGCGGGGCTCGCAGGTATTCCCGCTGGATTATATTATCTACCTTAGCTTACGTAATTATTGTAATCATCTCAAATGTGTGTAATGAGACTGAATTTTTTTAGATCGttcctatattttaatttagactATTTTACTGCCTACCGTAtttcatttacattatttttaccttCGGTACATATTCATTCATCATTACATTACATTCATCCTTATAATCCTATCAATTTATGTACGACGCTATATAATGTcaaatttttgaaattttttaaatgaattttgtATGAGAAATTAATCAAGTGATTGATAGAAaatggttttttatttatctccGCACACTCGCCCTATACGTACACCATCAGAAcgtacattattttttgtcttaaaaataactaagtaattataatataaattatcagCAAAATAATGGAGTTATCACTTTTGATAACAAGACACATTTTACTTTCAATAGTGAAAACATCGTGTGAAAAACTGAACAGTCTGACTGACTGATTTACTGACTAATTAGCGCACAGCTGAAAACACTGGGTCCAGATGAAAACTGATTTCAAACGTTCGTAAAACTGTTACAGGTTTCTGAAATTCCTGGGAAATTGTTGAAACGCAAGAACTATTGACAAACGAATAAAACCTTTGCGTATCATACCATAACCAAACCGATTCCTGAAAAGTCTGGAATTATTTACCTAACGTCAATGCCCAAACTTTCTCATGACATTGgaaacatcaaaaaaatatttgattccTAAATATAATTGAACTCTTCAAATAACTGCATACTTGAGCGAAGGTTCAATAAAGGTTTATCTTGGGGAAATGGGGCATCATGTTAGTTCAATGTTCTCCACTTTGGGAAGATTCTTCGAGTACCCGGTCAAGAGGAAACCGATCTGTTTCTACAGACAGGAGGATTTCAGTGCTACAGGTAATCGTATAAGAATCTGCTGTCTCTCTATAGGTAAATGAATATTAGCGATATATTGTCAAATTCTGGAAGTTCTTCGTCATTTAAGCTTTCTACTCGATCGATGCTCCAGAACAaataatcactacttaaaggtATCAAAGTGTCTACCTACGCTAAATCATTTCTTAGGAAACTGAAGACTTACTATTTTTCAAGAGTACAtagtaaaaacaaaaggcaataCACAGTAAAACTATCTTGTCTGCGTCAGGTGAACCGCATAGAAAAATGGGAGAACTGCAGAGAAATACACAAACAGACTACGACAAATTGGTCGATTTGTTCTACACGCGACTTGCGGAGCAGCGTCAGTATAACCAAGTAAGATCCATTCACAaaacaatgaataaaataattctaattCGTTAAAAATATACTCCAAAATCACGCACGACGAAGTAACATTTCGTTTGAGAAAGATGCTCCAAAACTTAGGTACATAGGTAGTTAGGCAGTCCATATTCAtgttgactgcctcgttggtctagtggtcgcaagcgcgactgctgtgatcgaggtctcgggttcgattcccgggtcgggccgaaatcgctttgtgggttttcttagactttcacaaagcagcctgtagtctggaagttggtgattgattcacccgtgcatcggagagcacgtaaatgtcggtcctgcgcctgattcTGCCAAgatctccggtcgtgtcggattgccgtcccatcgggttatgagagtgaaggaataggaagtgcacctgtgtctgcgcaaatgctcgtgcactataatatgtcctgcgcagctggctgatctccttaaatgagaacagccgccgtggccgaaatcggccgtggacgcctaATATATTCATGTTTgccaaaacaaatacatatatcaCCGAATCTTAAGTAGGTACTCGAATCCTTCTATGTAAACCAGCACGCATTCTATCGTAGtacctaaataatataaaaccttTAGAAGCAAGCATGCGCGGTGTATGACCTATCGGGCTGGTATCGTAGGAGATGAAGGAGAAAGACCGCAGATGGAGCATACAGAAGGTGGTGGAGCGCTTCCCGGGCTGGAACGAGGTCACCATCGCCAACCTGCACAGCTTGTTCCTGCTCTTCGACAACCAGTCCAACGGGATGCTGGGATTCGATGATTTGTTAGTCACACTTTTCTGAATTTCACTATGAAAATGAGTTGATGTTACTTAAACCTGAAAGTATATTCTCCCAATCGAATGGGTTCCCGGACGTTAACTTCCATCAAAATAATTGTCTTGGCAGCCAGCACACGAAGGATTCCTTAGTTCCTTAGTAAAACAGTGGATACATAAGTAGTTAAATTGTAACTAATTTCTAAAAAAGAACAGTAAGTTTTGCTAAAATATTAGtacttttcttaattttaaagacAACAGTTGTAGTGTGGAAGTAGTAGGATAATCGatatttatgttttcataatcGCGATCCAGCGGGGCGGTGCTGGAAAGTCTAGGAGACGAGAGCGGTATGGATGTCCGCAAGGAGAAGTTCAATAACGCAGACACTGACAATGACGGCTGGATAACCTATGATGAGTTTCTATCGGTAAGCACTCCCTACCATTTCATAGAAAATTTCCCAAATCTGGCTTTGGCACTACTGGTCTACTGACCTATATACCTAGTTGTCAACCGGTAGTTTCTATTTTGATCGTCTGAACAattcacatagttttttttcttggaatGCTCTCCAAAAAAGTTGTTGACATAGGAAAAATTCTTTTTAGGAATGTGTTAATATTCAAGTTTTCTACATATTTTAGTTGGTATACAACTTCAACCCTGGTGAGGAGGGTCGCGTCACAGGGCTGGCCGCGATGTGCAATGACGTAGCGGAAAACATACAGTTTGTCAGCAATCTTACCGTGGGCGAGCAACTCGAGTACGGATTGTTTTGAATCTTTCATTGATGTAATAAActtagttttatgtttttaatgctGTTTTATTTCTTGAAATTATGAAGAACCTAAAGTAAAGCGTAGGTAATTGGTACAAAGTCCTTTGTATATAAATGTTAATGAGATGAAAGGAGAAAAGTTCTGAAAGTCTGCTGCTATTTTGGGACTTTTCATTCCGACTACGGAAGAGAAAGGACGAAGTAACAACAAGCTTCTTTATGTTATAGTTATAATTTAAGCGATAGCGATGATCAAGCGATCCTAGCAAATAGGACGCGTTGCCAAGGATAATGGCCGCGTTGCCACGCGCTCGCACTTTTTGCTGATCCTTTAGATCACACCCTTCTGACATACCCCTCGGCCGGCAACCGGTCAAGCTCGAGGCACCACGCCCCTTCACGACGAACACAATAGCATTTCTATTGaagttaacttttattaattCGTTTGGTTATTGAAAAATGTGCGTTAGGTGAGGTTGACatttgctacgccgtagccttTGCCGCAGCACCATTTGTATTTTCATTGCAATTTGGATGAGAGAAGTTGCGTCTAAAGTAGATTAGGAGTTAAAGTAATAAgcgaaaatgtaaaataaacattttattttaatcttaaaCAATAAGAAGATCACACACACATCAAATTCTATCCCCCGGTAAACAACATCTACCTACAGTAACTACGACGAAGCTTAGGTATCTGAAAGCTAGCTGCAGGCACTAtaaggctgcctgtccaccggagccTAACCTAACCGACCTAAAAAACTGCTTCTCAATTTGGATGCGGCTTTCTTAGCAGCTATTGTTGGTACTAATATCTTGGCTGGTCGTCATCGCTGAGCGAGTCCACATCGCTGAGCTCGTTGAGGCTCGGGTCGCAGGCGAGGCAGCGCGAGCCCGCCTCCTGCCAGCACTCTGCGCAGTACACGAAGGGACAGTTCGGCACGCTGCAGCAGTGCCAGCGACCTGATGAGCGCTGTCCTAGAGTATCAGAAATATGGTTTAAGCTTCATGATAAAGGGTAGAAATTTTAGGCACTCAATCCCTATTTATAGGTTTAAATAACTTCGCCCGCTTATTTCAAGGGTCGCAACTGAAAGGATCTCTTTCTCACTCTCTCCCTCTTTTCGTTTATCTTAAGGGACATCACTGGAGATTCCTTACAAAGTCACTCCTGGCTAAATATAAAGCAACATAATCACGCCTTAGTTCTGACCTACTGTCAAAAGAGTCCTAATTCGTAATGGTCTACATCTTAACATTTCACAAATTAGTTGTTCCTACTCACCCGGCCTAGGTTTCGTCTCGCCACATATGAGGCAGGTCATCCTGGCAGCGGGCAGGGCATCCAACCAGCCCAGCATGTAAGGGAACTTCATCCTCAAACTAAGGAGGTTTTCACCAGAGAGATAATGAGCACGTACGGCTTGAACTGCTTTcctattaaattgaaataaacatgaatactttattattttttcgaaaataacaaaatgaatcTTTTGGTATAGATATAATCTTTCATGCGCTTAAACTTATTACCTGCGCAACGTTTTTTCcattttcatacgttttttgaGGATGTCGTTGTAAAGATGTAATACACGCTGTTTCTCACGACAAGGATAAAAATAGCTGCAGATTAGTCTGAAATAGATGAatcataaaaacttaaatagtGGAGATCAATTGACAAATATAGTTACTTTACATCTGCTATCAAAAAGGTTCAAGAAGATGTTTGTATATAGGTACTCTTACTGATTATAATCCgacatgttccttctggagccctttgtgtaccagggctggggtaactctttcgaaatgTAACCAGAATCCATACTATattatcagtttttatttttctatggaGCAACTTCTAATTTAGCCAACATACCTTCGCAACCTCAGCGTGTAAGGATTGACATACAACAGCAACAATATCCAGACATATCCGCCGTATATCTTGAGGAAGTATATCGGCGGCATGGCGCGAGGGTGGGGGATGCACAGCCGGTTGGACACGGCGCGTTTGTACCCGGGAGCTGACGAGAGGTTCGATACCAGCCTGCGAAGGAGGGATGCCAGGAAACCTGTACCTTCCACCTTGGGATAGACAAGGAAATGGGTAATTACGGAGTTTAAcaggatatattttttattgactctAGTATTAATGGGAAACGAAAAAGGTATCGTTGACTTCAGCGACTTATAGGGGGTTACATGTGTTGAGTAGAGTTTAGCAAGTCCACTCCTGAAAATATACTTTATCTCCAAAAAATCTTAACACTATATCTGCAGTTTTGGCGTTGCTGTGCCAGAACCTAGGAGTAACTGCATAAACAGGCCTTGAAAAGAacagttatatttattaataatttcaccTCAATTTTCAAGTCCTGCGTCCCTTGCGACACGACATCGCTCTGCGCATGCTGTCGGACCACATCCAAGGCTTCGAAGAACAGCCTGTCCAGCATGACGAAGGTGGTAGCCGTCACCACTTCCAGCATCACCTTGAGGATCTGCGTCACTAGCTTGCCGTGCTGTGACGTTATGTAGGACAGCGAGTGGACGTCTATGTATTTGTTGCGCTCCATCTAGAAGATTATTGACCATAGAAGACTTATGTATGATATGTAAATTCCAATAAATGCGATGGTGACATCGTTAGGCTCAATTACCTAAGCCTTTTTTTTGTAGCATGTCTGAATTTCACATAGttaacgttttatttattcccTAGGTCTTTTCGTAAATAAAAGTCATGACCTTGCAGATTCACGAGACATAAAATATTCTCAGTGGACTAAAATTAACAAATGATGTAcgaattgtaggtatatttcttACCTTCTTCAACGGCAACAGCGTAACAGCATGTTTCTTTTTCCTCTTC encodes:
- the LOC124638189 gene encoding uncharacterized protein LOC124638189 isoform X2, whose amino-acid sequence is MGHHVSSMFSTLGRFFEYPVKRKPICFYRQEDFSATGEPHRKMGELQRNTQTDYDKLVDLFYTRLAEQRQYNQEMKEKDRRWSIQKVVERFPGWNEVTIANLHSLFLLFDNQSNGMLGFDDFGAVLESLGDESGMDVRKEKFNNADTDNDGWITYDEFLSLVYNFNPGEEGRVTGLAAMCNDVAENIQFVSNLTVGEQLEYGLF